A genomic window from Candidatus Kryptoniota bacterium includes:
- a CDS encoding sigma-70 family RNA polymerase sigma factor, protein MKDLLTSGSDIDFEVVYNRYKTAVYRFCRRMLNDDDAKDIVQEIFMKFLETPFSYDGDARVKGWLFKAARNRCLNVIRDKEKFTLAADDETAPAENREFNDTDTVVKALLDKMPLEYREILIMREWSELSYDEIAEALDTTASSVKSKIFKARKKAREIYEKLYGEK, encoded by the coding sequence ATGAAAGACTTGCTGACGTCAGGGAGCGACATTGATTTTGAAGTGGTCTACAACCGGTATAAGACAGCTGTCTACCGATTCTGCCGCAGGATGCTCAACGATGATGACGCAAAGGATATCGTCCAGGAGATATTCATGAAATTTCTTGAGACTCCATTCTCTTATGACGGTGACGCCCGCGTGAAGGGCTGGCTCTTCAAAGCTGCGAGGAACAGATGTCTCAATGTAATCCGGGACAAGGAGAAATTTACACTCGCGGCTGACGATGAGACCGCCCCCGCCGAGAATCGCGAATTCAACGATACGGATACGGTTGTCAAAGCTCTCCTCGATAAGATGCCTCTCGAGTACCGGGAAATTCTCATAATGCGCGAGTGGAGCGAGCTGAGCTACGATGAGATTGCGGAAGCACTCGATACCACCGCCTCATCGGTGAAGTCGAAGATATTCAAAGCAAGAAAGAAAGCAAGAGAAATTTACGAGAAGTTGTATGGAGAGAAATAA